The Bos indicus isolate NIAB-ARS_2022 breed Sahiwal x Tharparkar chromosome X, NIAB-ARS_B.indTharparkar_mat_pri_1.0, whole genome shotgun sequence genome has a window encoding:
- the FRMD7 gene encoding FERM domain-containing protein 7, protein MEQEKGECLESRLGEITTGKQKEQKQTIKNGENKLKERTLLNPHESQVGGDLDRVTEQREVQQKSSGKALFNLSCSHLNLAEKEYFGLEFCSHSGNNVWLELLKPITKQVKNPKEVVFKFMVKFFPVDPGHLREELTRYLFTLQIKKDLALGRLPCSDNCTALMVSHILQSELGDFHEETDRKHLAQTRYLPNQDDLESKIVHFHQKHIGRSPAESDILLLDIARKLDMYGIRPHPASDGEGMQIHLAVAHMGVLVLRGNTKINTFNWAKIRKLSFKRKHFLIKLHANILVLCKDTLEFTMASRDACKAFWKTCVEYHAFFRLSEEPKSKPKTLLCSKGSSFRYSGRTQRQLLEYGKKGRLKSLPFERKHYPSQYHERQCRSSPDLLSDVSKQVEDLRLGYGSGYYRTVNGVHASEPVLDGRRRNSAVEVTFAAELEHSKPEADPTSLHQSQSSSSFPFIYTDPVFITDPDPDTDPRDYFEERSPLSSFQTSSKFADNPMSTSSGLTSKVSPARQLTYTDVPYIPCTGQQVDIMPPQVFFYVDRPPQVPRRSPIMAEERERPDSCLQSTAVKSAKRSPRNIRMKSFQQDFQELQEAMARTTGRSNVNVDLEEQDPTIEDTFAYNIQEPTPKRSQSQSDMKTIRFPFGSEFRPLGPCPALSRKADLLTYMFAEQEFPTVLMDQGATERYVPSESSDSESEILKPDYYSLYDKGIRSPMARIRLSSGSLQLDEEDEDVSFNTSTAEDRTLQKPCNYFLA, encoded by the exons GACCCTGCTTAACCCTCATGAATCTCAAGTTGGTGGAGATTTGGACCGTGTAACCGAGCAGAGAGAGGTCCAA CAAAAGTCATCCGGGAAGGCGCTGTTTAACTTGAGCTGCAGCCATCTAAATCTTGCTGAAAAGGAGTATTTTGGATTAGAATTCTGTAGCCATTCTGGAAATAAT GTCTGGTTGGAACTGCTGAAGCCCATTACAAAGCAGGTAAAAA ATCCTAAGGAAGTTGTTTTCAAATTTATGGTGAAATTTTTCCCAGTGGACCCTGGACATCTGCGAGAAGAGCTTACAAG GTACCTTTTTACTCTTCAAATAAAGAAGGATTTGGCTCTGGGAAGGCTGCCATGCAGTGACAACTGTACAGCGTTGATGGTATCCCACATCTTACAAT CAGAACTGGGAGACTTTCATGAAGAAACAGATAGGAAACACTTGGCACAAACCCGGTATTTACCGAACCAAGATGATTTAGAGAGCAAGATCGTGCACTTTCATCAGAAGCACAT tggcaGGAGCCCAGCTGAATCTGACATTCTGCTACTGGACATAGCGAGGAAGCTGGACATGTATGGCATCAGGCCACACCCCGCCAGTGATGGTGAAGGGATGCAGATCCACCTGGCTGTTGCTCACATGGGTGTACTGGTGTTACGG GGAAATACAAAGATCAACACTTTCAACTGGGCTAAAATCCGAAAATTAAGTTTTAAGAGAAAGCATTTTCTCATCAAACTTCATGCCAACATCTTG GTGTTGTGCAAAGATACTTTGGAGTTCACCATGGCCAGCCGAGATGCCTGCAAAGCTTTCTGGAAAACCTGTGTGGAGTACCACGCTTTCTTCAGACTTTCTGAAGAGCCCAAATCAAAGCCCAAAACCCTGCTCTGCAGCAAGGGTTCCAGTTTCCGCTACAG TGGAAGAACCCAAAGGCAACTTTTGGAATATGGAAAAAAGGGGAGGTTGAAGAGCTTGCCATTTGAAAG GAAACATTACCCATCTCAGTACCATGAACGACAGTGCAGGTCCTCCCCAGACCTCCTCTCTGATGTGTCAAAACAA GTGGAAGATCTGAGACTAGGCTATGGCAGTGGGTACTACAGAACTGTGAATGGAGTGCACGCCTCTGAGCCTGTGctggatggcaggaggagaaattcTGCAGTGGAGGTGACGTTTGCAGCTGAGTTGGAGCATTCCAAACCAGAGGCAGATCCCACATCATTACATCAGTCCCAAAGCAGTTCCTCCTTCCCTTTTATTTATACAGACCCAGTCTTTATCACTGACCCTGATCCTGACACTGATCCCAGAGACTACTTTGAGGAAAGGAGTCCTCTAAGCTCCTTCCAAACAAGCTCTAAGTTTGCTGACAATCCCATGAGCACATCTTCTGGCCTTACAAGCAAAGTGAGTCCAGCAAGGCAGCTTACTTACACAGATGTGCCCTATATTCCTTGTACTGGTCAGCAGGTTGATATTATGCCCCCCCAAGTCTTCTTTTATGTGGACAGACCACCCCAGGTGCCCAGACGGTCTCCAATCATggcagaggaaagggaaagacCAGACAGCTGTCTACAGTCTACTGCAGTGAAGTCAGCCAAAAGAAGCCCAAGGAACATCAGAATGAAGAGCTTTCAGCAAGACTTTCAAGAACTCCAAGAAGCTATGGCCAGGACTACTGGTAGGAGCAATGTGAATGTAGATCTAGAAGAGCAAGATCCAACTATAGAAGATACATTTGCATATAACATTCAAGAGCCAACCCCTAAACGTTCCCAGAGCCAATCAGACATGAAAACGATCCGATTTCCTTTTGGGTCAGAATTTAGACCTTTAGGGCCTTGTCCTGCTCTCAGTCGTAAAGCTGACCTGTTAACATATATGTTTGCAGAGCAGGAGTTTCCAACAGTTTTAATGGATCAGGGAGCTACAGAAAGGTATGTACCTAGTGAATCCAGTGATTCTGAGTCAGAGATTCTTAAACCAGACTACTACTCTTTGTATGACAAAGGAATAAGGTCGCCCATGGCCAGAATCCGCTTGTCTTCTGGTAGTCTACAGCTAGATGAAGAAGATGAAGATGTTTCTTTCAATACATCAACTGCTGAAGATAGGACTTTGCAAAAACCATGTAATTACTTTTTAGCCTAA